One window of the Chryseotalea sp. WA131a genome contains the following:
- a CDS encoding bacteriorhodopsin — translation MNTLLLDIVKIPVDDPIAFTFFTGYMAMLASAVFFFMERSSVDGKWKLSLLVSGLITGIAAVHYYYMRDYYLATGQTPTALRYIDWTLTVPLMCVEFYLLTKAAGAKIALLWKLIIAAVWMLVTGYIGEAFTDGSSSHSFIWGAISTIGYVYILYTAWFGEVANLAKNSGDPVVERGVKILAWFVLVGWAVYPIGYMCMPGGWLNTGLGWSASNVDLFYNIADAINKIGFGLVVYSVAVGSKGK, via the coding sequence ATGAACACTTTATTGCTCGATATCGTGAAAATCCCAGTGGATGATCCGATTGCTTTCACATTCTTTACTGGCTACATGGCCATGCTTGCATCAGCTGTTTTCTTCTTCATGGAAAGAAGCAGCGTAGATGGCAAGTGGAAATTATCATTGTTGGTTTCTGGTTTGATTACCGGTATTGCAGCCGTGCACTATTACTACATGCGCGACTACTACTTGGCAACTGGCCAAACTCCAACTGCCCTTCGTTATATCGATTGGACTTTGACTGTACCATTGATGTGTGTTGAGTTTTATTTGCTGACAAAAGCAGCGGGTGCCAAAATCGCCTTGTTGTGGAAACTTATCATTGCGGCTGTTTGGATGTTGGTAACCGGTTATATTGGAGAAGCTTTCACAGATGGGTCATCAAGCCACTCATTTATTTGGGGAGCCATTTCTACAATCGGCTATGTGTATATTTTATATACAGCTTGGTTCGGTGAGGTGGCTAACCTTGCCAAAAATTCGGGCGACCCTGTGGTAGAAAGAGGCGTAAAAATTCTTGCTTGGTTCGTATTAGTAGGATGGGCTGTCTATCCGATTGGGTATATGTGTATGCCTGGAGGATGGCTCAATACAGGACTTGGCTGGAGTGCTTCCAACGTAGACTTGTTTTATAACATTGCTGATGCCATCAATAAAATTGGATTTGGTTTAGTAGTGTACAGCGTTGCTGTAGGAAGTAAAGGAAAATAA
- a CDS encoding DUF2236 domain-containing protein, producing the protein MNSSRQFLDSQRLQADKEADGLIEQTFNSHHQGDLYQLLKMADNQIEHGQNSSIKNFLIAKKEKPSWFNEKKLQNGQKLFKQYALEMMALLGAMSLPYCYAASPGNKALYLSDKMRNSPGKRLIDTASFVIAVLSPGSFTDSSHGYIHINKVRLIHAMARYYLKKLPTWNMEWGVPINQEDMAGTNLAFSYVILLGMQQSGFILSDKEKEDFIFAWRYIGYQLNIDEELLPASFSEARILATTIKNRNFKKTEEGIVLTRELLSYYKQSVPADQAELVSSQIRFYLGNEVAEYIGLPSDPIRYKLAATLSTAKSLQSMLSAPPDSYQKMISQHALLKKKFAG; encoded by the coding sequence ATGAACTCTTCACGGCAATTTTTAGACAGTCAACGGTTACAAGCGGACAAAGAAGCAGATGGCTTAATTGAGCAGACTTTCAATTCCCATCACCAAGGGGATTTATATCAACTTTTGAAGATGGCGGATAATCAAATTGAGCACGGGCAAAATTCTTCAATAAAGAACTTTTTAATTGCCAAAAAAGAGAAACCCAGTTGGTTTAACGAAAAGAAATTACAAAATGGCCAAAAGTTGTTCAAACAGTATGCCTTGGAAATGATGGCATTGCTTGGCGCGATGTCATTGCCCTATTGCTATGCGGCATCTCCTGGTAACAAAGCACTTTACTTGTCTGATAAGATGCGAAACTCACCGGGCAAGCGGTTGATAGACACAGCTTCGTTTGTGATAGCCGTTTTGTCGCCAGGCAGTTTTACCGATAGCTCGCACGGATACATCCATATCAATAAAGTGAGACTTATTCATGCCATGGCGAGGTACTATTTAAAAAAGCTGCCGACTTGGAATATGGAATGGGGGGTACCCATTAATCAAGAAGATATGGCAGGCACCAACTTGGCTTTCTCGTACGTTATCTTATTGGGCATGCAGCAATCTGGTTTTATTCTTTCCGACAAGGAGAAAGAAGATTTTATTTTTGCGTGGCGATACATTGGGTATCAATTAAACATTGATGAAGAGTTGCTGCCGGCTTCTTTTAGTGAAGCCCGAATTTTGGCAACTACCATTAAAAACAGAAACTTTAAAAAAACGGAAGAGGGTATTGTGTTGACGCGAGAGCTATTGAGTTACTACAAACAAAGCGTTCCAGCTGACCAAGCGGAATTGGTTTCCTCTCAAATTAGATTTTACTTGGGCAATGAAGTGGCCGAATACATTGGCCTGCCAAGCGACCCCATTCGATACAAGCTAGCAGCAACACTCAGTACGGCAAAGTCATTGCAGAGTATGCTATCCGCACCGCCCGATAGTTATCAAAAGATGATTTCGCAGCACGCACTCTTGAAAAAGAAGTTTGCGGGTTAA
- a CDS encoding flavin reductase, with product MQIISSTTIQGWERFYRANFINSLTGFKSASLIGTINNKGQTNLGIFSSIVHIGSDPALVGYINRPIKAAPHTLANIQSTGVYTINHIHPSILEQAHQTSAKYPAEVSEFDEVGLTPEFSENMAAPFVKESKVKYGLTLEEVIPIHLNDTFLVIGKIQEVKLDPFIVSSDGFLELDKVSSLCSNGIDGYYSTHHIDRYEYAKPGTNVKSLER from the coding sequence ATGCAAATCATTTCATCAACAACTATCCAAGGGTGGGAACGGTTTTACCGAGCGAATTTTATCAACAGCCTGACGGGCTTCAAATCTGCAAGCTTGATCGGCACAATCAATAACAAAGGCCAAACCAATTTGGGTATTTTCAGCAGCATCGTTCACATCGGCTCTGATCCAGCCTTGGTGGGATACATCAACCGACCAATCAAGGCAGCGCCACATACGCTGGCAAATATTCAATCTACTGGAGTTTACACCATCAATCACATTCATCCATCCATTTTGGAACAAGCACACCAAACAAGTGCAAAATATCCTGCTGAGGTGAGTGAGTTCGATGAAGTGGGGCTTACGCCTGAATTTTCAGAGAACATGGCCGCCCCATTTGTGAAAGAGAGCAAAGTAAAATATGGTTTGACATTGGAAGAGGTAATCCCCATCCACCTAAACGACACCTTCTTAGTGATCGGAAAAATTCAAGAAGTGAAACTGGATCCATTCATAGTTTCATCTGACGGATTTCTGGAACTCGACAAAGTGTCTTCACTTTGCAGCAATGGAATTGATGGATATTACTCCACACATCATATTGATCGGTATGAGTACGCTAAACCTGGCACGAACGTAAAAAGTCTTGAAAGGTAA
- a CDS encoding Brp/Blh family beta-carotene 15,15'-dioxygenase, whose translation MYIQSKLFKAQIAIQLILIVLVSLIPITVKAQAILCGILLCTVGIPHGSNDYLYRSDKSAKGMMKFLAVYLGTMLLYLVLWWIAPLLALLLFFVISFHHFGQSNFENESFKYTPSWLWGIWVLALPVLLHFDEAIGIFLQMLSTTTNTTIVSTSSTHSAWPFILIAVFGTVYIISLLTFERKNILLYFTQFIIVTIWYFLTPLLAGFIIAFCLWHSLQSMQHQASYFKQSTGRSVHQFLIAMLPFSLMALISFGVYVYFRSFNVAEAFILLSIITLPHVIVMHRLYHKTNHVLNVE comes from the coding sequence ATGTATATTCAATCAAAACTATTTAAAGCACAAATCGCTATACAACTTATCCTTATTGTATTAGTTTCCTTAATTCCAATTACAGTTAAGGCCCAGGCAATTTTATGTGGTATTTTACTTTGTACTGTCGGAATACCGCATGGCTCAAATGATTATTTGTATCGATCGGACAAGTCGGCAAAAGGGATGATGAAATTTTTAGCAGTCTACTTGGGAACCATGCTGCTCTACTTAGTGCTTTGGTGGATCGCACCTTTATTGGCTCTGCTCCTTTTTTTCGTCATTTCCTTCCATCATTTTGGCCAATCCAATTTTGAAAATGAATCGTTTAAATATACACCCTCGTGGCTTTGGGGAATTTGGGTTTTAGCATTACCTGTACTTCTTCATTTTGACGAGGCCATTGGTATTTTTCTGCAAATGCTTTCGACTACTACTAACACGACAATAGTTTCAACATCCTCAACTCATTCCGCATGGCCATTTATTTTGATTGCCGTCTTTGGTACCGTATACATCATAAGCCTACTAACTTTCGAACGAAAAAATATTCTTTTGTACTTCACTCAATTTATCATTGTCACTATTTGGTATTTTCTCACTCCGCTTTTGGCAGGTTTTATCATCGCCTTTTGTTTATGGCACTCGTTGCAATCGATGCAGCACCAAGCATCCTACTTCAAACAGTCAACCGGTCGTTCGGTACACCAATTTTTAATAGCTATGCTTCCGTTTAGCTTGATGGCCCTGATTTCGTTTGGTGTCTACGTCTATTTTAGATCGTTTAATGTGGCAGAGGCATTTATACTTCTT